The following proteins are co-located in the Corynebacterium kalinowskii genome:
- a CDS encoding CopG family transcriptional regulator, with amino-acid sequence MAFTLRLSPAEDAALIVLASSLGVSKQEAARQAILEKAARTVQTAELQELARRSVASYNALHGRVRRGR; translated from the coding sequence ATGGCATTTACTTTAAGACTCTCTCCCGCCGAAGACGCTGCCCTCATTGTGTTGGCCTCCTCCCTCGGCGTGTCCAAGCAGGAGGCGGCCCGCCAGGCGATCCTGGAGAAGGCCGCCCGCACCGTTCAGACCGCAGAGCTTCAGGAGCTCGCCCGGCGATCAGTCGCTTCCTACAACGCGTTGCATGGCCGGGTGCGGCGTGGACGCTGA
- a CDS encoding heavy metal translocating P-type ATPase has product MKTWKTWGVVAVSGLLIILSWLTPAGWLSDGFMIAAAVVAGWQIAVSAVQALRIRMISIDLLVIVAAIGALFINNYWESAAVTFLFALGKALEKATMNRTRKALSDLVDAAPETATVLRDGEPETVEIWELAPGDVVLVKNGEQIPVDGRVLSGHGGVDEATITGESVPAEKAEDSEVFAGTWLRSGVLRIEAIGIGSDSTLAKIIHRVEDAQDDKAKTQTFLEKFSKYYTPGVMVAALAVGLITLNVELALTLLVIACPGALVISIPVSIVAGIGRSAKDGVLIKGGEYLETSAKVDTVVVDKTGTLTNGRPKLTNVDVLDPAYSDDEMLTLAARAETASEHPLAEAIIRGAENKGLTIEMVEKAKPVTGKGIIAKVDDHTVAVGSVELLDHAPDTTRILELNDQGKTAMYVGVDGRAIGIVAVADTIRDDAPAAIRSLHDKGVRVIMATGDAQRVARNVAAELGVDEVRAELMPEDKLTIVKDLQAQGRTVAMIGDGVNDTPALAQADIGVAMGAAGSPAAIETADIALMADKLPRLPYALGLAQRTVRTMRVNIAIALATVAILLVGVLLGGVTMSIGMLVHEASVLIVIAIAMLLLRPTLKEDKDKADVSTADAAKETLSA; this is encoded by the coding sequence ATGAAGACCTGGAAAACCTGGGGCGTGGTCGCCGTCTCAGGCCTGTTGATTATCCTGTCCTGGCTCACCCCCGCTGGGTGGCTGTCAGACGGATTCATGATCGCCGCCGCGGTGGTCGCCGGCTGGCAGATCGCCGTCTCCGCCGTCCAAGCCCTGCGCATTAGGATGATCTCGATTGACCTGCTGGTCATCGTCGCCGCCATCGGCGCGCTGTTCATCAACAACTACTGGGAATCCGCCGCCGTCACCTTCCTCTTCGCCCTGGGCAAGGCCCTGGAGAAGGCCACGATGAACCGCACCCGCAAGGCACTGTCGGACCTGGTGGACGCTGCCCCCGAGACCGCCACCGTGCTGCGCGACGGTGAGCCCGAAACCGTTGAGATCTGGGAACTAGCCCCCGGTGACGTCGTGCTCGTGAAAAACGGCGAGCAGATCCCCGTCGATGGACGCGTGCTCTCCGGTCACGGCGGGGTCGACGAGGCCACCATCACCGGGGAATCTGTACCCGCTGAGAAGGCCGAGGACTCGGAGGTCTTCGCCGGTACTTGGCTGCGCTCCGGGGTGCTGCGCATCGAGGCGATTGGCATCGGCTCGGACTCCACACTGGCCAAGATCATCCACCGTGTGGAAGACGCCCAGGACGATAAAGCCAAGACCCAGACGTTCCTGGAGAAATTCTCGAAGTACTACACCCCCGGTGTGATGGTCGCCGCCCTCGCCGTTGGCCTGATCACCCTCAATGTGGAACTGGCCTTGACCCTGCTGGTCATCGCCTGCCCCGGGGCGCTGGTCATCTCCATCCCGGTCTCGATTGTCGCCGGAATCGGACGCTCCGCTAAGGACGGGGTGCTCATCAAGGGTGGCGAATACCTGGAGACCTCCGCGAAGGTCGACACCGTGGTCGTCGACAAGACCGGCACCCTGACCAACGGCCGCCCCAAGCTGACCAACGTCGACGTCCTCGACCCTGCCTACTCGGACGATGAGATGCTCACCCTGGCCGCCCGTGCCGAAACCGCCTCCGAGCACCCCCTTGCCGAGGCGATCATCCGCGGCGCGGAGAACAAGGGACTGACCATCGAAATGGTCGAGAAAGCCAAACCGGTTACCGGCAAGGGCATCATCGCGAAGGTCGACGACCATACCGTCGCCGTCGGTTCCGTCGAGCTGCTCGACCACGCCCCGGACACCACCCGCATCCTTGAACTCAATGACCAGGGCAAGACCGCCATGTACGTCGGTGTCGACGGACGCGCCATCGGCATCGTCGCCGTGGCCGACACCATCCGTGACGACGCACCGGCCGCTATCCGATCGCTGCATGACAAGGGTGTGCGCGTGATCATGGCCACCGGTGACGCGCAGCGGGTGGCCCGCAACGTCGCCGCCGAACTCGGGGTCGACGAGGTCCGGGCCGAACTCATGCCCGAGGACAAGCTCACTATCGTCAAGGACCTGCAGGCCCAGGGCCGCACCGTGGCCATGATCGGCGACGGTGTCAACGACACGCCGGCACTCGCTCAGGCCGACATCGGCGTGGCGATGGGGGCTGCTGGCTCACCTGCCGCCATCGAGACAGCCGATATCGCCCTGATGGCCGACAAGCTCCCCCGCCTGCCGTACGCCCTGGGTCTGGCCCAGCGCACGGTACGCACCATGCGGGTCAATATCGCCATCGCCCTGGCCACCGTGGCGATCCTCTTGGTCGGTGTGCTGCTCGGTGGGGTGACCATGTCGATTGGCATGCTCGTCCACGAAGCTAGCGTCCTGATCGTCATCGCGATAGCCATGCTGCTGCTGCGCCCCACCCTGAAGGAAGACAAGGACAAGGCAGACGTCAGTACTGCTGACGCCGCGAAGGAGACGCTAAGCGCCTAA
- a CDS encoding DUF6918 family protein, giving the protein MITISDRAALVSDLADFARTTVNNQSGITGMALKGGLAAATKAKPNIVEAGLGHVLNDVIGVLNPYWDSKPEGTSFGEQLDANKDRVAEELLQVADGQSKNVTNQTLVKVYNSLRGKVAKVLAENVRGLGDIVEKHAA; this is encoded by the coding sequence ATGATCACAATCTCCGACCGCGCAGCCCTCGTCTCCGACCTCGCCGATTTCGCCCGTACCACCGTCAATAACCAGTCGGGCATCACCGGCATGGCCCTCAAGGGCGGTCTCGCGGCCGCGACAAAGGCAAAGCCGAACATCGTCGAGGCTGGTCTTGGCCACGTGCTTAACGACGTCATCGGTGTCCTCAACCCCTACTGGGACTCCAAGCCAGAAGGCACCTCTTTCGGTGAGCAGCTCGATGCCAACAAGGACCGCGTTGCCGAGGAACTCCTACAAGTTGCTGACGGCCAGTCCAAGAACGTCACCAACCAGACCCTGGTCAAGGTGTACAACTCGCTCCGTGGCAAGGTTGCCAAGGTGTTGGCCGAAAACGTTCGTGGGCTGGGCGACATCGTCGAAAAGCACGCGGCTTAG
- a CDS encoding DUF3566 domain-containing protein: MAERKVTVRNVSPLSAFRTALVLSLAGLVAWMICVALLYVGMDAAGVWDDLNSVIGGAGGEGTVTFGLIMSVAGLIGAIIAVLVSVLAPMVALIYNATVDLFGGLEITLLDD, encoded by the coding sequence ATGGCTGAACGTAAAGTGACGGTTCGTAACGTCTCGCCGCTGTCCGCCTTCCGCACAGCACTTGTGCTGTCGTTGGCCGGGCTGGTGGCCTGGATGATCTGCGTAGCCCTGCTCTACGTCGGCATGGATGCGGCCGGTGTGTGGGATGACCTGAACTCCGTCATCGGCGGCGCGGGTGGCGAGGGCACAGTGACCTTCGGGCTCATCATGTCCGTGGCTGGTTTGATTGGCGCGATTATCGCCGTGCTGGTGTCTGTGCTTGCACCGATGGTGGCGCTCATCTACAACGCCACGGTGGATCTGTTTGGCGGCCTCGAAATCACGCTTCTCGACGACTAA
- a CDS encoding ABC transporter permease, which produces MILATVNRILREITGDKRTVALIVAVPSLLLTLLYFVYDGSRLFNSVAVMMLGVFPMLLMFIVASVTMQRERKSGTLERLMTTRLTTVQLLLAYGIAFSLFALVQALVLVCIAYFFLNVTTAVAIGWIFLVAPLAGILGGAFGLLASAFAENEFQAVQFMPVFFGPQFFLGGVLVPRADMNSVLHAVSNFLPLSYVIDTLRSFLVDSSLGSDTWWNLGIVFAFALGALVLAAVSMPRATK; this is translated from the coding sequence ATGATCCTCGCAACTGTCAACCGCATTTTGCGGGAAATCACCGGCGATAAACGGACCGTGGCCCTCATCGTGGCGGTGCCATCACTGCTGCTCACGCTGCTGTACTTCGTGTACGACGGCTCCCGACTGTTCAACTCGGTGGCCGTGATGATGCTCGGGGTGTTCCCGATGCTGCTGATGTTCATCGTTGCGTCGGTGACTATGCAGCGCGAACGCAAGTCCGGCACCCTCGAGCGCCTCATGACTACTCGGCTGACCACCGTCCAGCTGCTGCTGGCCTACGGCATTGCGTTTAGTCTCTTTGCACTGGTGCAGGCGTTAGTGCTGGTGTGCATCGCGTACTTCTTCCTCAATGTCACCACCGCCGTTGCCATCGGTTGGATCTTTCTCGTTGCGCCCCTTGCCGGCATTCTCGGCGGTGCCTTTGGCCTTCTGGCCAGCGCTTTTGCCGAAAACGAGTTCCAGGCCGTGCAGTTCATGCCCGTCTTCTTTGGCCCGCAGTTCTTCCTGGGTGGCGTGCTCGTTCCGCGCGCAGACATGAATTCTGTCCTGCACGCCGTCTCGAACTTCTTGCCGCTGTCCTATGTGATCGACACGTTGCGGTCGTTCCTGGTGGATTCCTCTTTGGGATCCGACACCTGGTGGAACCTGGGCATCGTCTTCGCCTTTGCCTTAGGTGCGTTAGTGCTGGCGGCGGTTTCGATGCCACGGGCGACCAAATAG
- a CDS encoding L-lactate dehydrogenase codes for MKQTVGNKVVLIGAGDVGVAYAYALVNQGTCDHLAIIDIDEKKLEGNVMDLNHGVVWAHSRTKVTKGSYADCEDAAIVVICAGAAQKPGETRLQLVDKNMKIMKSIVDQIMANGFDGIIVVASNPVDILSYAAWKYSGLPHERVFGSGTILDSARFRYMLGEMYQVSPTSVHAYIIGEHGDTELPVLSSATIAGVSMRKQLEKDPSLEEKLEKIFQETRDAAYTIIDAKGSTSYGIGMGLARITRAILQNQDVALPVSALLQGEYGEEDIYIGTPAIVNRKGIRRVVELEISDHEMERFKHSASTLREVQKEFFS; via the coding sequence ATGAAGCAAACTGTAGGCAACAAGGTAGTTCTCATCGGCGCGGGCGACGTCGGCGTCGCCTACGCATATGCACTGGTCAACCAGGGTACGTGCGACCACCTCGCGATCATTGATATTGACGAGAAGAAGCTCGAAGGCAACGTCATGGACCTCAACCATGGTGTCGTGTGGGCGCATTCGCGTACGAAGGTCACCAAGGGCTCCTACGCAGACTGCGAGGATGCAGCGATCGTGGTGATTTGCGCCGGTGCTGCCCAGAAGCCGGGCGAGACCCGCCTGCAGTTGGTGGATAAGAACATGAAGATCATGAAGTCGATCGTGGATCAGATCATGGCCAACGGTTTCGACGGCATCATCGTTGTCGCCTCCAACCCAGTAGACATCCTTTCTTACGCTGCCTGGAAGTACTCCGGGCTGCCACACGAGCGCGTCTTCGGCTCCGGCACAATCCTCGATTCGGCCCGTTTCCGCTACATGCTTGGTGAGATGTACCAGGTCTCCCCTACCTCGGTCCACGCCTACATCATCGGCGAGCACGGCGACACCGAGCTGCCGGTTCTCTCCTCCGCGACCATCGCCGGCGTGTCCATGCGCAAGCAGCTGGAGAAGGACCCATCACTGGAAGAAAAGCTGGAGAAGATTTTCCAGGAAACCCGCGACGCCGCCTACACCATCATCGATGCGAAGGGTTCCACCTCTTATGGCATCGGCATGGGACTGGCCCGCATCACCCGCGCGATCTTGCAAAACCAGGATGTGGCGCTGCCGGTCTCTGCGCTGTTGCAGGGCGAGTACGGCGAGGAAGACATCTACATTGGCACGCCTGCGATCGTGAATCGTAAGGGCATCCGTCGCGTCGTGGAGCTGGAAATTTCCGATCATGAGATGGAGCGGTTCAAGCACTCTGCGTCCACTCTTCGCGAGGTGCAGAAAGAGTTCTTTAGCTAA
- the gyrA gene encoding DNA gyrase subunit A: MSDENLFDRVHPIDINEEMQSSYIDYAMSVIVGRALPEVRDGLKPVHRRILYAMYDNGFRPDRSYVKSAKPVAETMGNYHPHGDVAIYDTLVRMAQPWNMRYPLVDGQGNFGSRGNDGPAAMRYTESRMTPLAMEMVRDIRENTVDFIPNYDGKTTEPTILPSRVPNLLMNGSGGIAVGMATNIPPHNLNEVAEAIYWMLENPEANEAEQLEACMQRIKGPDFPTSGLIVGTDGIKDAYTTGRGSVRMRGVTSIEEEGSRQIIVITELPYQVNPDNLISNIAEQVSSGKLAGISRIDDESSDRIGMRIVITLKRDAVPRVVLNNLYKHSQLQSNFGCNMLSIVDGVPRTLRIDQMVRLYTDHQIEVIVRRTQYRLDEAEKRAHILRGLVKALDMLDEVIALIRRSPTVDDARTGLIALLDVDEIQANAILEMQLRRLAALERQKIVDQLAEIELEIADLKDILASPERQRAIVRDELMEIVEKYGDERRTEIVAATGDVTEEDLIARENVVVTITSTGYAKRTKVDAYRSQRRGGKGVRGAELKQDDIVRHFFVSSTHDWILFFTNFGRVYRLKAYELPEASRTARGQHVANLMEFQPGEKIAQVIQLQTYEDAPYLVLATQQGRVKKSRLLDYETARSGGLIAINLNEGDTLIGAALCSSEDELLLVSEEGQSIRFKSDDETLRPMGRATAGVKGMRFRGDDQLLAMCVVRDGEFLMVATSGGYGKRTHMEEYSVQGRGGLGVVTFKYNAKRGKLIAALAVDEDDEIFAITSGGGVIRTEVNQIRPTSRATMGVRLVDLPSGTDLLAIDKNVEAEGEEEAEAVATGKVPAPADKAPAQTEKLETVVESADQPLDASGVPQEED, encoded by the coding sequence TTGAGCGACGAGAATCTCTTTGATCGCGTACATCCGATTGATATCAATGAGGAAATGCAGTCGAGCTACATCGACTACGCCATGTCCGTCATTGTCGGTCGTGCGCTCCCCGAGGTCCGCGATGGCCTGAAGCCGGTCCACCGCCGCATCCTCTACGCAATGTACGACAACGGTTTCCGCCCGGACCGCTCTTATGTGAAGTCCGCAAAGCCGGTCGCAGAGACCATGGGTAACTACCACCCGCACGGCGACGTCGCGATTTACGACACCCTCGTCCGCATGGCCCAGCCGTGGAATATGCGCTACCCGCTCGTCGACGGCCAGGGCAACTTCGGTTCCCGCGGCAACGACGGCCCAGCAGCTATGCGTTACACCGAGTCCCGCATGACGCCACTGGCGATGGAGATGGTGCGCGACATCCGCGAAAACACCGTCGACTTCATCCCGAACTATGACGGCAAGACCACCGAGCCGACGATCCTGCCATCGCGTGTGCCTAACCTGCTGATGAACGGCTCCGGCGGTATCGCCGTGGGTATGGCTACCAACATCCCGCCACACAACCTGAACGAGGTTGCCGAGGCCATCTACTGGATGCTGGAAAACCCAGAGGCCAACGAGGCTGAGCAGCTCGAAGCCTGCATGCAACGCATCAAGGGCCCTGACTTCCCAACGTCCGGCCTCATCGTGGGCACCGACGGCATCAAGGATGCCTACACCACCGGTCGTGGCTCCGTCCGCATGCGCGGCGTGACCTCCATCGAGGAGGAAGGTTCCCGCCAGATCATCGTCATCACCGAGCTGCCGTACCAGGTCAACCCGGATAACCTGATCTCAAACATCGCGGAACAAGTCTCCTCCGGCAAGCTCGCCGGCATTTCCCGCATTGACGACGAATCCTCTGACCGCATCGGCATGCGCATCGTCATCACCCTCAAGCGCGATGCTGTGCCACGCGTGGTGCTAAATAACCTGTACAAGCACTCTCAGCTGCAGTCCAATTTCGGCTGCAACATGCTCTCCATCGTTGACGGAGTGCCACGCACCCTGCGCATCGACCAGATGGTCCGCCTGTACACCGATCACCAGATCGAAGTCATCGTTCGACGCACCCAGTACCGCTTGGATGAGGCCGAAAAGCGCGCCCACATCCTGCGTGGCCTGGTCAAGGCGCTGGACATGCTCGACGAGGTCATCGCGCTCATCCGTCGTTCCCCGACGGTGGATGATGCCCGCACCGGCCTGATCGCGCTTCTCGACGTCGACGAGATCCAGGCCAACGCGATCCTGGAAATGCAGCTGCGTCGCCTCGCAGCCCTGGAACGCCAGAAGATCGTCGATCAGTTGGCCGAAATTGAGCTCGAGATTGCCGACCTGAAGGACATCCTGGCCTCCCCTGAGCGCCAGCGTGCCATCGTCCGCGACGAGCTCATGGAAATCGTGGAGAAGTATGGCGACGAGCGTCGCACCGAGATCGTGGCGGCCACCGGCGATGTCACTGAGGAAGACCTCATCGCTCGCGAGAACGTCGTTGTCACCATCACTTCCACCGGCTACGCCAAGCGCACCAAGGTCGACGCATACCGCTCCCAGCGTCGTGGTGGCAAGGGCGTGCGCGGCGCAGAACTGAAGCAGGATGACATCGTCCGGCACTTCTTTGTCAGTTCCACGCACGACTGGATTCTGTTCTTCACCAACTTCGGCCGGGTCTACCGCCTCAAGGCCTACGAGCTGCCGGAAGCATCCCGTACCGCCCGTGGCCAGCACGTGGCTAACCTCATGGAATTCCAGCCGGGCGAGAAGATCGCCCAGGTCATCCAGCTGCAGACCTACGAGGATGCGCCATACCTGGTGCTTGCCACCCAACAGGGTCGAGTGAAGAAGTCTCGCCTGCTCGATTACGAGACCGCTCGCTCCGGTGGATTGATCGCCATCAACCTGAACGAGGGCGACACCCTCATCGGTGCAGCGCTGTGCTCTTCGGAAGACGAGCTGCTATTGGTGTCCGAGGAAGGTCAGTCGATTCGCTTCAAGTCCGACGATGAAACGTTGCGCCCGATGGGCCGCGCTACTGCCGGTGTGAAGGGTATGCGTTTCCGCGGCGACGACCAGTTGCTGGCTATGTGTGTGGTCCGCGACGGCGAGTTCCTCATGGTTGCAACGTCTGGTGGTTACGGAAAGCGCACCCATATGGAGGAGTACTCCGTCCAGGGCCGTGGTGGCCTGGGTGTGGTGACTTTCAAGTACAACGCCAAGCGCGGCAAGCTAATCGCCGCCCTGGCGGTGGATGAGGATGACGAGATCTTCGCCATCACCTCCGGTGGCGGTGTCATCCGCACCGAGGTCAACCAGATCCGTCCAACATCTCGTGCGACAATGGGCGTGCGCCTGGTTGATCTGCCATCCGGTACGGATCTGCTGGCGATCGACAAGAACGTCGAAGCAGAAGGCGAGGAAGAAGCCGAGGCTGTGGCAACCGGTAAGGTGCCGGCCCCTGCAGACAAAGCCCCTGCTCAGACTGAGAAACTCGAAACCGTCGTAGAGTCCGCTGACCAGCCGCTCGATGCGTCGGGCGTGCCACAAGAAGAGGATTAA